In the genome of Hydra vulgaris chromosome 06, alternate assembly HydraT2T_AEP, the window atttagaaaaaattttgacacCTAATcactataaaattattgaaaatgttactgaaaaatcaaaaaaccatcattataaaattacaaagaaacatttaaaagataagtttgaaaaactttataaaatgacttacaataaacaaaaacaatcaaacggattgaataaaaatatagttaaatctGGAATCTTAAATTTATCGCAAACTCGGTTAGACACCTCCACAATAAATCTCCTAAATCTTGGACCAAATTTTGCACCGTCGTTTAAAAAGTTGCCTTATATGGAAATTTTAACGCCGATCGAATCTTTTGCtttacatttagaaaaaaagagtaaaaaatctGATGCAGAAAAGATTCGACAAAACGTGagtaaaattcttattaaaaatatcaaacatagATTACCCgataatttatcaaaagaacaaagattatctttaaataatttgaagaaaaaaatgaatggTTTAGCAGTTTATCCATTTGATAAAGGAACAGGATTTGTACTTATAAACGAAGAGGACGCATTTTATAAATTGGAAGAGGAAATTAAACACTCAGTAACTATCAACTATGACCCGACTCAAACCCTTATGACTAAATTCCAGAAACTATTATGCAGGttacgaaaacaaaaaaagttagataACAAGACTTATTTTCAAATGTACCCTTCTGACTGCGTACCTCCACGTTTATATGGGGTCATAAAAGCTCACAAGCCAGAAAAGAACTATCCAATGCGGCCAGTCGTTTCTACTATAGGTACCCCACCATATGGATCATCAGAACATcttgtaaaaattatacaaccaaccttaaacaaaaacaaaacaagattaTTAAACTCCTCCTCGTTTGTCAACGAAGCAAAATCTTGGTTAATTGATCCAAGTGAAATTCAAGTTTCTTTTGATGTGGTGGCGTTATATCCCTCCATTCCAATTGACAGAGCAATTCCTGTGATTATCGATATTTTAAACAACGATattgataatcttaaaaaaagaaccAAACTAACTCTTAGTGATATACATGAAATGATCGAACTCTGCCTTAaccaatgttattttttatacaaaaatgagATAAGATCTATACCGAATTCGGGACCTATAGGTTTGTCCTTAATGGTCGTAGTTGCCGAAGCGTTTTTACAGCATTTGGAAGCAAAAGCTCTTATTATTGCTGAGGTTGGTCAATTTTCGCCAAAGACTTACAGAAGGTATGTAGATGACAGTCATGCAAGGTTCGACTCAATACAAAATCATGATAAGTTTCTGGAGTTGTTAAATGAACAAGATCCAGCAATAAAATATActtcagaaaaagaaaacaataaaaaggaATTAAACTTCTTGGATATAACTGTAACCAATACTAATAACTCATACTATAACTTCAAAATCCATAGAAAGTCGGCTATCactaatatacaaataaaacctACATCAAACGTTAATCCAAAAATAGTTATGggtgtttttaaaggttttttatctCGTGCCGTTAAAATTTGTTCCAAAAAATATCTTGATGATgaaatacagtttttaataaatatgtttgcAGAAAATGGACACGATAGATTAAAGCTTGAAACAACTGCTAAGAACTATATTCAGAAAAGAATCAacctttctaaaataaattataataaaacagaaacatttaaatatacaGTTAAACTTCCATGGCTCCCAAGAATAGGTCCAAAACTAAGAAAAGAACTTAAACCTTACAACGTCAGAATAATATTTACTACACCACCTACGTTAAAAAACATCTTATGCAACAACAAGTCTAAGTTAATTCCAAATAGCAATCCCGGTGTCTACAAACTCACATGCTCTTGTGGCAGTATATACATAGGCgaaacaaaaaagaagattttaacGAGATGcattgaacatcaaaaaaactatttaaaaggtAAATGGGATGCATCTGGTGCAACCGAACATGGTCGAGAATGTAATGGCATGTTTGATTGGTCAAATCCGAAAACTCTAGCAATAAAATCAGAGTACGATCAACGCAAAGTTAGAGAATCACTTGAAATTAATTACGCCTCAACAtaccaagaaataaaaaatgctcCAATACTTCTGAACCGTGACAATGGCATTAAAATTTCTACAAACAGTTGGAGACCtctgtttcaaaaaattatccaaaaaaaggagtcaaataatatttgctaGTTTTATATTTACGTTATTATGTAATCATTTATGGCttctttttaatgtcttctttgacgtttttaagtaatatttgtaacggttttttgtattatattttacgTCTGATGACGATCTGTGCAAAAGCAGATCGAAATATTACGAAGAATAAATTTAGTTTGTACGCAGCTgttttttatgctttatattcaaaaaaaaatatatatatatatatacatatatatatatatatatatatatatatatatataaatatacatatatatatatttatatatatatatatatatatatatatatatacatatatatatatatatatatatatatatatatatatatatatatatatatatatatatatatatatatatatatatatgatatatatatatatatatacataatatatatatatatatatatatatgtatatatatatatatttatatatatatatatgtatatatatatatataatatatatatatatatatatgtatatatatatatatatatatatatatatatatatatatatatatatatatatatatatatatatatacacacacatatatatatatatatacacatatatatatgtatatgtatatataaataaatatgtatatattattaatacatccatacatatatgtatatatgtatatatatatatatatatatatatatatatatatatatatgcattttaagTGTAAAGACCAAGATATTCAGTGGTAGAGTAGAAAAAGTTAAGCAAAAagttaatgataattttaacgaaataaaattattagttaatgATGTAGAAGATGTTAAGCTGAGCTTGAATTTCCACGAGAAGCTGCtcgttaaaaaaattgctaGTATCAACGAACGAGAAAAcgaaaaatcaagaaaagaaACATCATTTagtgaaaatatcaaaaaaaaaacaaagaatatctGAAGATAGATCCAGAAGAAAAAAATCTGAGAATTGATGGGTTGTTGGAAACTGAAAATGAAAGCTGGAATGAAATAGATGAAAAAATTCAATCgctttttgcaaataaattagGGTTAACTGGAATAGATGTAGAGCGGGCTCATCGAGCAGGATTAAAAAGAAATGGACGCTTTAGAACAACTGTTATTAATTTGCTGAGGTATAAAGACAAGATAAAACTTCTCAAAGAATCATATAAGCTTAAAGGAACTAACGTTTATGTGAACGAAGACTTTTCCGTGAAACTGTGGATATCAGAAAAAGTTATTGGCGGAAGTGAAAAAAAGGCGATCTAATGgtgaaaatttatatcttaggtttgaaaaagttattacttcaaaaaactctttacttaaatttagtaataataaatcaaatcaaaattaaaaagttatatatactttaaatgaaaatttaaaggtatatatacatttgtttttaaatggcgtaaaataatattttgaatgtttttgatATATCTACTAGAGGAAACACAATGACTTTGACC includes:
- the LOC136081166 gene encoding uncharacterized protein LOC136081166, with amino-acid sequence MTYNKQKQSNGLNKNIVKSGILNLSQTRLDTSTINLLNLGPNFAPSFKKLPYMEILTPIESFALHLEKKSKKSDAEKIRQNVSKILIKNIKHRLPDNLSKEQRLSLNNLKKKMNGLAVYPFDKGTGFVLINEEDAFYKLEEEIKHSVTINYDPTQTLMTKFQKLLCRLRKQKKLDNKTYFQMYPSDCVPPRLYGVIKAHKPEKNYPMRPVVSTIGTPPYGSSEHLVKIIQPTLNKNKTRLLNSSSFVNEAKSWLIDPSEIQVSFDVVALYPSIPIDRAIPVIIDILNNDIDNLKKRTKLTLSDIHEMIELCLNQCYFLYKNEIRSIPNSGPIGLSLMVVVAEAFLQHLEAKALIIAEVGQFSPKTYRRYVDDSHARFDSIQNHDKFLELLNEQDPAIKYTSEKENNKKELNFLDITVTNTNNSYYNFKIHRKSAITNIQIKPTSNVNPKIVMGVFKGFLSRAVKICSKKYLDDEIQFLINMFAENGHDRLKLETTAKNYIQKRINLSKINYNKTETFKYTVKLPWLPRIGPKLRKELKPYNVRIIFTTPPTLKNILCNNKSKLIPNSNPGVYKLTCSCGSIYIGETKKKILTRCIEHQKNYLKGKWDASGATEHGRECNGMFDWSNPKTLAIKSEYDQRKVRESLEINYASTYQEIKNAPILLNRDNGIKISTNKYLKIDPEEKNLRIDGLLETENESWNEIDEKIQSLFANKLGLTGIDVERAHRAGLKRNGRFRTTVINLLRYKDKIKLLKESYKLKGTNVYVNEDFSVKLWISEKVIGGSEKKAI